In the genome of Campylobacter sp. RM16189, the window ATTGAAGCTAAATTAGAGGTTATAGCGGCGGATAAATCGATATCTCATAGATGTGCTATATTTTCGCTACTAAGTGACAAGCCATCCATAATAAGAAACTATCTAAAGGCTGAAGATGCATTAAATACTTTAAATATAATTAAGCTTTTAGGTGCCAAAGTATCAGAAGAAAATGGAGTTATGACCATAATTCCACCTCAAAAACTGCAGGAGCCACACTCCGTGCTTGAGTGTGGAAATTCTGGAACCGCAATGAGGCTTCTTATGGGGTTTTTGGCCGCGACTGACGGATTTTTTGTGCTAAGTGGAGATCAATATCTAAATCGCCGTCCGATGGCAAGAGTAGGAAAGCCGTTAATAAGTGTCGGAGCTAAAATAGATGGTGTGAATAATGGAGATATGGCTCCTCTTTGTATCCGAGGAGGCAAACTTGAGTATTTTAAATTTGAGAGTAAAATCGCTTCCGCTCAAGTTAAATCCGCACTTATTTTAGCAGGACTTAAATCAAATGGATGCGTTATAAGCGAGCCTGAACTAAGCCGTGATCATACAGAAAGAATGCTAAAGGGTATGGGAGCAGAGCTTGTAAGAAATAATCTTGAAGTTAAAGTATCTCCTATGCAATCGCCTCTTAAACCGCTTGAAATTTTTGTGCCAAACGATCCTAGCTCAGCTTTCTTTTTCGCTGTTGCCGCAGCAATAATTCCAAATTCGCATTTAATTTTAAAAAATATTCTTTTAAATAAAACTCGTATAGAAGCCTATAAAATTTTAGAAAAAATGGGCGCTGATATTAAATTTAAAGAGACTTCAAGCGAATATGAAAGTATCGGAGATATAGAGATTAAATATTCTCAACTTAGAGCCGTGGAGGTAGATGAAAATATCTCTTGGCTTATTGATGAGATTCCTGCTTTAGCAATAGCTTTTGCAAATGCCAAAGGAAAGAGCGTAATAAGAAATGCAAAAGAGCTTCGTGTAAAAGAGAGCGAT includes:
- the aroA gene encoding 3-phosphoshikimate 1-carboxyvinyltransferase: MKIFALKDRIEAKLEVIAADKSISHRCAIFSLLSDKPSIIRNYLKAEDALNTLNIIKLLGAKVSEENGVMTIIPPQKLQEPHSVLECGNSGTAMRLLMGFLAATDGFFVLSGDQYLNRRPMARVGKPLISVGAKIDGVNNGDMAPLCIRGGKLEYFKFESKIASAQVKSALILAGLKSNGCVISEPELSRDHTERMLKGMGAELVRNNLEVKVSPMQSPLKPLEIFVPNDPSSAFFFAVAAAIIPNSHLILKNILLNKTRIEAYKILEKMGADIKFKETSSEYESIGDIEIKYSQLRAVEVDENISWLIDEIPALAIAFANAKGKSVIRNAKELRVKESDRISVVVEGLRKCGLEVSEFDDGFSVTGGELNSAIIDSHGDHRIAMSFAILGLKCGMVIEKSEFISTSFPNFSNILRELGASVED